A DNA window from Acetobacter aceti NBRC 14818 contains the following coding sequences:
- a CDS encoding IS5 family transposase, with product MIHWRQLVRDYERRVDVSQAMIFVALGANLMRRNVHT from the coding sequence ATGATCCACTGGCGCCAGCTCGTGCGTGATTACGAGCGCCGCGTCGACGTGTCACAGGCCATGATCTTCGTCGCCTTGGGCGCCAATCTCATGCGCAGAAATGTTCACACGTGA
- a CDS encoding transposase, translated as MARITCKTKRYPSDMTDEEWERIAPLMPSLGRRDRPREVEFREVINAVRYLVRSGCGWRMLPIHFGH; from the coding sequence ATGGCCAGGATCACCTGCAAGACGAAACGCTACCCGTCTGACATGACAGACGAGGAATGGGAGCGGATCGCGCCGCTGATGCCAAGTCTTGGGCGTCGTGACCGCCCACGCGAGGTCGAATTTCGTGAGGTGATCAATGCGGTGCGCTATCTCGTTCGTTCAGGCTGCGGTTGGCGAATGCTGCCGATCCACTTCGGGCACTAG
- a CDS encoding type II secretion system F family protein, translating to MLFFLIVYILFLLAFFIDVNSLISFNKRKLLRLDGICKNFDFVENDSDNKSIISFILLKLSGFVSRSKLFNVYGDSNERKYLDIFGFDYSYFVSLKICSSFLFSLIVLLFSFLINLEIFYLIFICIVFGFVGFKFPNFIFKQKRKWHFSRVEAGMADALDLFLVCAEAGLAMESAMECVAVEMMSLNKDIAEEFRITINEMRISSDRIKVIEDFGKRTGLVAMQRLSGALIQTFETGSSLVSVLRVLVSEIREDSLIKFEEKAARLSVVLTFPMILFLLPCIFIIIAGPAMLGIFGVLKN from the coding sequence ATGTTGTTTTTTTTGATTGTATATATATTATTTTTATTGGCTTTTTTTATCGACGTTAATAGTTTGATTTCATTTAATAAAAGAAAGTTATTGAGACTGGATGGTATTTGTAAAAATTTTGATTTTGTGGAGAATGATAGTGATAATAAGTCAATAATATCATTTATTCTTTTGAAATTATCTGGATTTGTATCTAGATCAAAGCTGTTTAATGTTTATGGAGATAGTAATGAAAGAAAATATTTGGATATATTTGGATTTGATTATAGTTATTTTGTGTCTTTAAAAATATGTAGTTCATTTTTGTTCTCATTAATTGTATTGTTATTTTCATTTCTGATAAATTTAGAAATATTTTATTTAATTTTTATTTGTATTGTTTTTGGATTTGTGGGGTTTAAATTTCCAAATTTTATTTTTAAACAAAAGAGAAAATGGCATTTTTCACGAGTCGAAGCTGGAATGGCAGATGCTCTGGATCTATTTTTGGTGTGCGCAGAAGCGGGTTTGGCAATGGAATCTGCAATGGAATGTGTTGCTGTCGAGATGATGTCACTAAATAAAGATATAGCAGAGGAGTTTAGAATTACCATTAATGAAATGAGAATTAGTAGTGATAGAATAAAGGTTATAGAAGATTTTGGCAAAAGAACGGGTTTGGTCGCTATGCAGCGATTAAGTGGCGCTTTAATTCAAACATTTGAAACTGGATCTTCTTTGGTTTCTGTTTTGAGAGTGTTAGTTTCTGAGATAAGAGAAGATTCATTAATTAAATTTGAAGAAAAGGCTGCAAGGCTTTCTGTTGTTCTTACTTTTCCTATGATACTATTTTTGCTTCCATGTATATTTATAATTATTGCTGGTCCGGCAATGTTGGGTATTTTTGGTGTTCTTAAGAATTGA